The proteins below come from a single Mercenaria mercenaria strain notata chromosome 3, MADL_Memer_1, whole genome shotgun sequence genomic window:
- the LOC123525223 gene encoding uncharacterized protein LOC123525223 isoform X3, whose translation MTLLQIVRDENGTNGRIPRCVCRCKQLIKNNKFVLLCISCIAIAVVILFVVPTLIPWGRKDRSDPESGYTSGYSHEHRGKVTAVLNDENALFINQDACDECIMCKANVTLDYIPYDGCYFCNNTCLTADDISRIAEKEKMIKCENNAPVEIDCCLVAKMANLENRLTEGRYECYVQSVHELYNNSGVQPLWHCQSGRKGERCQYRNAETFICKCFKYNYRFYNQHMLPQCNNETRALRSSECYMYRDIYGGQHNCYCSKTPDNENDNVDSCESLAAD comes from the exons ATGACG CTATTACAGATAGTGCGTGATGAAAACGGCACAAACGGACGAATTCCGAGATGTGTTTGCCGCTGCAAACAGCTGATAAAGAATAACAAATTTGTCTTGCTGTGCATTTCATGCATTGCAATTGCTGTCGTGATTTTATTCGTCGTACCTACTCTCATTCCTTGGGGACGCAAAGATCGGAGTGATCCGGAAAGTGGATACACATCTGGCTATAGCCAcg AACATCGTGGAAAGGTAACAGCTGTTCTTAATGATGAAAATGCCTTATTTATCAACCAAGATGCGTGCGACGAGTGTATCATGTGCAAAGCAAACGTAACTTTGGATTATATTCCTTATGATG GCTGCTACTTTTGCAACAACACATGTTTAACAGCCGACGATATAAGTCGTATAGCGGAAAAAGAGAAGATGATTAAATGCGAGAACAATGCACCAGTAGAAATTGATT GCTGCTTAGTTGCGAAAATGGCGAACTTAGAAAATCGATTGACTGAAGGAAGGTACGAGTGTTATGTACAGTCTGTACACGAGCTGTACAATAATTCGGGAGTGCAACCGTTATGGCACTGCCAGTCGGGGAGAAAAGGGGAGCGGTGCCAGTACCGTAATGCAGAAACG TTCATTTGCAAGTGTTTCAAGTACAACTACCGATTTTATAATCAACACATGCTGCCCCAGTGTAACAATGAAACAAGAGCATTGAGATCGTCAGAATGTTATATGTACAGAGATATATATGGTGGCCAACATAATTGCTACTGCAGCAAAACACCTG atAACGAAAATGACAACGTTGACAGCTGTGAAAGTCTCGCGGCAGACTGA
- the LOC123525223 gene encoding uncharacterized protein LOC123525223 isoform X1 — MTLLQIVRDENGTNGRIPRCVCRCKQLIKNNKFVLLCISCIAIAVVILFVVPTLIPWGRKDRSDPESGYTSGYSHEHRGKVTAVLNDENALFINQDACDECIMCKANVTLDYIPYDELKCETSDRNIKNASCYFCNNTCLTADDISRIAEKEKMIKCENNAPVEIDCCLVAKMANLENRLTEGRYECYVQSVHELYNNSGVQPLWHCQSGRKGERCQYRNAETFICKCFKYNYRFYNQHMLPQCNNETRALRSSECYMYRDIYGGQHNCYCSKTPDNENDNVDSCESLAAD, encoded by the exons ATGACG CTATTACAGATAGTGCGTGATGAAAACGGCACAAACGGACGAATTCCGAGATGTGTTTGCCGCTGCAAACAGCTGATAAAGAATAACAAATTTGTCTTGCTGTGCATTTCATGCATTGCAATTGCTGTCGTGATTTTATTCGTCGTACCTACTCTCATTCCTTGGGGACGCAAAGATCGGAGTGATCCGGAAAGTGGATACACATCTGGCTATAGCCAcg AACATCGTGGAAAGGTAACAGCTGTTCTTAATGATGAAAATGCCTTATTTATCAACCAAGATGCGTGCGACGAGTGTATCATGTGCAAAGCAAACGTAACTTTGGATTATATTCCTTATGATG AATTAAAGTGCGAAACATCTGATCGAAATATAAAGAACGCAA GCTGCTACTTTTGCAACAACACATGTTTAACAGCCGACGATATAAGTCGTATAGCGGAAAAAGAGAAGATGATTAAATGCGAGAACAATGCACCAGTAGAAATTGATT GCTGCTTAGTTGCGAAAATGGCGAACTTAGAAAATCGATTGACTGAAGGAAGGTACGAGTGTTATGTACAGTCTGTACACGAGCTGTACAATAATTCGGGAGTGCAACCGTTATGGCACTGCCAGTCGGGGAGAAAAGGGGAGCGGTGCCAGTACCGTAATGCAGAAACG TTCATTTGCAAGTGTTTCAAGTACAACTACCGATTTTATAATCAACACATGCTGCCCCAGTGTAACAATGAAACAAGAGCATTGAGATCGTCAGAATGTTATATGTACAGAGATATATATGGTGGCCAACATAATTGCTACTGCAGCAAAACACCTG atAACGAAAATGACAACGTTGACAGCTGTGAAAGTCTCGCGGCAGACTGA
- the LOC123525223 gene encoding uncharacterized protein LOC123525223 isoform X2, producing MTIVRDENGTNGRIPRCVCRCKQLIKNNKFVLLCISCIAIAVVILFVVPTLIPWGRKDRSDPESGYTSGYSHEHRGKVTAVLNDENALFINQDACDECIMCKANVTLDYIPYDELKCETSDRNIKNASCYFCNNTCLTADDISRIAEKEKMIKCENNAPVEIDCCLVAKMANLENRLTEGRYECYVQSVHELYNNSGVQPLWHCQSGRKGERCQYRNAETFICKCFKYNYRFYNQHMLPQCNNETRALRSSECYMYRDIYGGQHNCYCSKTPDNENDNVDSCESLAAD from the exons ATGACG ATAGTGCGTGATGAAAACGGCACAAACGGACGAATTCCGAGATGTGTTTGCCGCTGCAAACAGCTGATAAAGAATAACAAATTTGTCTTGCTGTGCATTTCATGCATTGCAATTGCTGTCGTGATTTTATTCGTCGTACCTACTCTCATTCCTTGGGGACGCAAAGATCGGAGTGATCCGGAAAGTGGATACACATCTGGCTATAGCCAcg AACATCGTGGAAAGGTAACAGCTGTTCTTAATGATGAAAATGCCTTATTTATCAACCAAGATGCGTGCGACGAGTGTATCATGTGCAAAGCAAACGTAACTTTGGATTATATTCCTTATGATG AATTAAAGTGCGAAACATCTGATCGAAATATAAAGAACGCAA GCTGCTACTTTTGCAACAACACATGTTTAACAGCCGACGATATAAGTCGTATAGCGGAAAAAGAGAAGATGATTAAATGCGAGAACAATGCACCAGTAGAAATTGATT GCTGCTTAGTTGCGAAAATGGCGAACTTAGAAAATCGATTGACTGAAGGAAGGTACGAGTGTTATGTACAGTCTGTACACGAGCTGTACAATAATTCGGGAGTGCAACCGTTATGGCACTGCCAGTCGGGGAGAAAAGGGGAGCGGTGCCAGTACCGTAATGCAGAAACG TTCATTTGCAAGTGTTTCAAGTACAACTACCGATTTTATAATCAACACATGCTGCCCCAGTGTAACAATGAAACAAGAGCATTGAGATCGTCAGAATGTTATATGTACAGAGATATATATGGTGGCCAACATAATTGCTACTGCAGCAAAACACCTG atAACGAAAATGACAACGTTGACAGCTGTGAAAGTCTCGCGGCAGACTGA